A segment of the Desulfovibrio sp. Huiquan2017 genome:
CATGGCCCGGCACCGTCTTCCCTGCCTGTTTCTGGAAAACGGCGGCTGCTCGGTCTATCCCGCCCGCCCCCTGGCCTGCCGGGGCTGGAACTCGGTAGACGCGGACCGCTGCCTGCAAAGCAACCTGTCCGGCAACGCCCTGACTCTCATAGAAAACCACCCCGTCATCCGGCAGATGGCCGACGCCGTCCAGAGCAGCCTCCTGCTTGGAGCCAACGCCCTGGGGTTGGAGGCGGGGTACCTGCTCATGGCCCGCGCGACGTTGCTCCTCCTGGAGAACGGCGCGCAACAAGGCGTCCCGGAACAAACCGCCGATTGGCTGCGCGGCTCCCCCTTCTTCGGCAGGAAGAAGACCTGGTGACCCCGCGCCCGGCGGGCTCTTCGCCCCGCGTTGCGGTTATTTTCCCTTGACGGGATTTAATCGCTTGATTAACAGTTCTGCCTATGACGAACAAAGAACGCATCTTTCTGGCCGGAGCCGAGCTTTTCGCCAAGGGGACCTACGACAGCGTCGGCATTCGCGAGATCGCCCAGAAGGCCGACGCGAACAGCGCCATGATTTCCTATTATTTCGGCAATAAGACAGGCCTGCTGCGCGAGATTTTCATTCGCTTCAAGCAACTGTTGAGCTTCGAGATCCGGCAGGCCGTCGAACAGGCCCGGGACACCACTGAACTGTGCTCCATCTTCGTTCGCAAAGTCATCAAAAACGCCAGGGCCAACCGGAACATTTATCTCGTCGGGCTTCGGGAGCTCAATCGCGACTCCGCGGAGCTTCAGGACCTCCGCACGGAGTTGGTCGAATCCAACTGGGAATTCTTCTACGCCAATGCCGCAAAATTCAAAATATCCGGCACCCGCGCTGGATCGGGACGGCCCATTGTCCTGACGGGCATCCTGGGGCTAATCTTTTCGGACTACCTGCTTG
Coding sequences within it:
- a CDS encoding TetR family transcriptional regulator encodes the protein MTNKERIFLAGAELFAKGTYDSVGIREIAQKADANSAMISYYFGNKTGLLREIFIRFKQLLSFEIRQAVEQARDTTELCSIFVRKVIKNARANRNIYLVGLRELNRDSAELQDLRTELVESNWEFFYANAAKFKISGTRAGSGRPIVLTGILGLIFSDYLLGGGDCIDQKAASETYVETITLMLQLGLPGYWA